A genomic window from Hyla sarda isolate aHylSar1 chromosome 10, aHylSar1.hap1, whole genome shotgun sequence includes:
- the ICMT gene encoding protein-S-isoprenylcysteine O-methyltransferase, with the protein MAGRGLVVEGRVSVLSFVLGVSVIFLPFITSRYTEPEQTLLGTTPGRITLGLFVALVNGILVFLYRAHLYQVAIRAAFLGFAFGCGLLVSITQSPWRHFGWYMCSLSFFHYSEYLITALNNPKSLSLDSFLLNHSLEYTLAAISSWVEFTIERTLCPELKQITWLSIIGLVMVLFGESLRKSAMLTAGSNFNHIVQNEKSESHTLVTSGVYSWFRHPSYVGWFYWSIGTQVLLCNPVCLIGYTLASWRFFRERVEEEEFSLIHFFGQEYVDYKRNVPTGLPFINGVKVEP; encoded by the exons ATGGCCGGCAGGGGGCTGGTAGTGGAGGGCAGAGTCAGTGTGCTGAGCTTCGTGCTCGGGGTGTCGGTCATCTTTCTGCCGTTCATCACCAGCCGGTACACGGAGCCGGAGCAGACCCTGCTGGGCACCACCCCGGGCAGGATAACGCTGGGACTGTTCGTGGCGCTTGTGAACGGGATCCTCGTGTTCCTGTACCGGGCGCATCTCTACCAG GTCGCCATCAGAGCAGCGTTCTTAGGTTTTGCGTTCGGCTGCGGTTTGTTGGTGAGCATCACCCAGTCACCATGGAGACACTTCGGGTG GTACATGTGCTCACTCTCCTTCTTCCATTACTCTGAATATTTAATAACGGCGCTGAACAATCCTAAGAGCCTGTCCCTGGACTCCTTCCTGCTGAACCACAGTCTGGAGTACACGCTGGCCGCCATCTCCTCCTGGGTGGAGTTCACTATAGAGAGAACACTGTGTCCAG AACTGAAGCAGATCACATGGCTGAGCATCATCGGGCTGGTCATGGTTCTCTTCGGGGAGTCTCTGAGGAAATCTGCCATGCTCACAGCCGGATCCAATTTCAATCACATTGTTCAAAATGAGAAATCGGAATCGCACACTCTGGTGACCAGCGgcgtctactcctggttcagacACCCGTCCTACGTGGGCTGGTTCTACTGGAGCATTGGGACCCAG GTTCTGCTGTGTAATCCGGTTTGTCTCATCGGCTACACTCTGGCGTCCTGGAGGTTTTTCCGTGAGcgggtggaggaggaggaattcTCGCTGATCCACTTCTTCGGGCAGGAATACGTGGATTATAAAAGGAATGTTCCCACAGGTTTGCCGTTTATAAACGGGGTCAAGGTGGAGCCATAA